From the Pseudomonas baltica genome, one window contains:
- a CDS encoding TonB-dependent siderophore receptor gives MHNHFIFPLLIGSCLLSGSAMAAESSQDFSLAPGPLAQTLIAIGQLSGRQVLFIPSDVSGYQAHAVQGRLSAADAVRMALRGNNLSLRETASGALNVQPVVSDALTLDATSINANGNTDDSQSSGYVAHRSSVGTKTRTELVKIPQSVSVVTRDELNDRKSDNLSDALKYTPGFSSQPSGFSRTADDYTLRGFNVGSGTGGILRDGMKLQSNPYDGSVDAYGLERVEVLKGASSVLYGQLSPGGMINTVSKRPTDTPLHEIGVEVGNYDRRQYTVDLGGPLDDQGQFSYRLTGLWRDSGTQVDHIGDDRRYIAPALTWKPDEDTSLTVLASHQDTYTGFAPPMSYGMSTYSSTPGYRIGRDQFVGEPGYDHFNNRMDTLGYLFEHQFNEHLSINHSLRYFQANTDWDYLIPQAISGTRLLRRYSAREERSTGWTTDNNLNFTFEQGRWQHDLLVGVDYYHKTYDSHRYISSTVAQLAPSLNLANPQYTGVGANTAADSGSDLHSTQAGMYLQDQITFDDKWVLLLGGRQDWADSVTTTFASGARAGRTDQKATGRVGLVYLADNGLAPYVSYSQSFQPASVSNPAFGNAFAPLEGEQYEAGLRYQPPGSDTLLSAAVYRLDQDNALSLDAATNTYVQYGKTRSKGVELEAKSNLTDNLQLSAGYAYTDTHVLQDQTASNVGKRIEGVPYNSASLWASYRLAALGLPAVKVAGGARYTGTTRTTPSAYDGKIPAYTLVDALISYDVDSHWQVQAKAQNLMDKKYLYCNTTCRYGDERSLIGSVTYRW, from the coding sequence ATGCACAACCATTTCATCTTTCCCTTGCTGATCGGTAGCTGCCTGCTCAGCGGCAGCGCAATGGCCGCCGAATCCTCCCAGGATTTCAGCCTCGCGCCCGGCCCGCTGGCCCAGACCTTGATCGCCATCGGCCAGCTCAGTGGTCGCCAAGTGCTATTCATCCCCAGCGATGTCAGCGGTTATCAGGCCCACGCCGTTCAAGGCCGTCTGAGTGCGGCCGATGCGGTGCGCATGGCCCTGCGCGGTAACAATCTGAGCCTGCGGGAGACGGCCAGCGGTGCGCTCAACGTACAACCGGTGGTCAGCGATGCCCTGACATTGGACGCCACCAGCATCAACGCCAATGGCAACACCGACGACAGCCAGAGCAGCGGCTATGTGGCCCACCGCTCCAGCGTCGGCACCAAGACGCGCACCGAGCTGGTGAAAATACCGCAGTCGGTTTCGGTGGTCACCCGCGACGAACTCAATGACCGCAAGAGCGACAACCTGTCCGACGCGCTCAAGTACACCCCCGGTTTCAGCAGCCAGCCCAGTGGTTTCAGCCGTACCGCCGACGATTACACGCTGCGCGGCTTCAATGTCGGGTCCGGCACAGGCGGAATTCTGCGCGATGGCATGAAGCTGCAATCCAACCCCTATGACGGCAGTGTCGATGCCTATGGCTTGGAGCGCGTGGAAGTGCTCAAGGGTGCGTCCTCGGTGCTCTACGGCCAGCTGTCGCCGGGCGGCATGATCAACACCGTCAGCAAGCGGCCCACCGACACGCCGCTGCACGAAATCGGCGTGGAGGTCGGTAACTATGATCGGCGCCAGTACACCGTCGACCTCGGCGGCCCCCTCGACGATCAAGGCCAGTTCAGCTATCGCCTGACCGGCCTGTGGCGCGACAGCGGCACTCAGGTCGATCATATCGGTGACGATCGCCGCTATATCGCCCCGGCGCTGACCTGGAAGCCTGATGAGGATACTTCCCTGACCGTGCTTGCCAGCCATCAGGACACCTACACAGGCTTCGCCCCGCCCATGAGCTACGGCATGAGTACCTACAGCTCGACGCCCGGCTACAGGATCGGCCGCGACCAGTTCGTCGGCGAGCCCGGTTACGACCACTTCAACAACCGCATGGACACCTTGGGCTATCTGTTCGAACACCAGTTCAACGAACACCTAAGCATCAATCACAGCCTGCGGTACTTCCAGGCCAATACCGACTGGGACTATCTGATCCCCCAGGCGATCTCCGGTACCCGCCTGCTACGCCGTTACAGCGCCCGCGAGGAACGCTCAACCGGCTGGACCACCGACAACAATCTGAATTTCACCTTCGAGCAAGGCCGCTGGCAGCATGACCTGCTGGTGGGCGTGGACTACTACCACAAGACCTACGACTCGCATCGCTATATCAGCTCGACCGTGGCGCAGCTGGCGCCGTCGCTGAATCTGGCCAACCCGCAGTACACCGGCGTCGGTGCCAACACCGCCGCCGACAGTGGCTCGGACCTACACAGCACCCAGGCGGGCATGTACCTGCAGGACCAGATCACCTTCGACGACAAATGGGTGCTGTTGCTGGGGGGCCGTCAGGACTGGGCCGACAGCGTCACCACCACGTTCGCCAGCGGTGCCCGCGCCGGCCGCACCGATCAGAAAGCCACCGGGCGCGTCGGTCTGGTGTATCTGGCCGACAACGGCCTGGCGCCCTACGTCAGTTACAGCCAGTCGTTCCAGCCCGCCAGCGTCAGCAACCCGGCCTTCGGCAATGCCTTTGCGCCGCTGGAAGGCGAACAATACGAAGCCGGCCTGCGTTATCAGCCCCCCGGTAGCGACACCCTGCTGAGCGCTGCGGTCTATCGCCTGGATCAGGACAACGCCTTGAGCCTGGACGCCGCCACTAACACCTACGTGCAATACGGCAAGACACGCTCCAAGGGCGTCGAACTGGAGGCCAAGAGCAACCTCACAGACAACCTGCAACTGAGCGCCGGCTATGCCTATACCGACACCCACGTGCTGCAGGACCAGACTGCCAGCAACGTCGGCAAGCGCATCGAGGGTGTGCCCTACAACAGTGCCAGCCTGTGGGCCAGCTATCGCCTCGCGGCCCTCGGCCTGCCGGCGGTGAAAGTCGCTGGCGGCGCGCGCTATACCGGCACCACCCGGACCACGCCCAGCGCCTACGACGGCAAGATTCCCGCTTACACGCTGGTGGACGCTTTGATCAGCTATGACGTCGACAGCCATTGGCAGGTGCAGGCCAAGGCCCAGAACCTGATGGACAAGAAGTACCTGTACTGCAACACCACCTGCCGCTATGGCGATGAGCGCAGCCTGATCGGCTCGGTCACCTATCGCTGGTGA
- a CDS encoding phosphatidylserine/phosphatidylglycerophosphate/cardiolipin synthase family protein, which yields MAGPIFPWRSTNRFQLLVDGPQFFPRMLAAIDAAQTQVDLELYLVEAGACADEVVEALARAAERGVTVRCLFDGYGSLAFGQGQRERLLVAGVELRLYNAVRLHRGLRNLYRDHRKLLLVDQALAVVGGTGVTDQFWTPGETSSEWHEVMVEMHGPLVLDWQALFDRQWRANLRRTAWRPATHFGLPHLPPTPVTGSGLGRVAYADSRQHRDILRSLVRNLNSGQKRIWLATPYFLPTWSVRRSLRRAAARGLDVRLLLTGPRTDHPSVRYAGHRYYPKLLRAGVKIFEYQPCFLHLKMVLVDDWVSLGSCNFDHWNLRFNLEANLEALDPDLTRDVEASFERDFAASHLISLDAWHSRPLWWRVQQRIWGWLDRLVVNLLDRRG from the coding sequence ATGGCCGGTCCGATTTTTCCATGGCGCAGCACCAACCGTTTTCAACTGCTGGTCGATGGCCCGCAGTTTTTCCCGCGCATGCTGGCGGCGATCGATGCCGCGCAGACGCAAGTCGATCTGGAACTGTATCTGGTGGAGGCGGGGGCCTGCGCCGATGAAGTCGTGGAGGCGCTGGCCAGGGCGGCCGAGCGTGGCGTCACGGTGCGTTGCCTGTTCGACGGTTATGGCAGCCTGGCGTTTGGTCAGGGGCAGCGCGAGCGGCTGCTGGTCGCTGGCGTCGAGTTGCGCCTGTACAACGCTGTGCGTCTGCATCGCGGGCTGCGCAATCTGTACCGCGATCACCGCAAGCTGCTGCTGGTCGACCAAGCCTTGGCGGTGGTCGGCGGCACCGGTGTGACCGATCAATTCTGGACCCCAGGCGAAACGTCCAGCGAATGGCACGAGGTCATGGTCGAGATGCACGGCCCGCTGGTGCTCGATTGGCAGGCGCTGTTCGACCGCCAATGGCGCGCCAACCTGCGCCGCACTGCCTGGCGCCCGGCCACCCATTTCGGCCTGCCGCACCTGCCGCCCACGCCAGTCACCGGCAGTGGCCTGGGCCGCGTGGCCTACGCCGACTCGCGCCAGCACCGCGATATCCTCCGCTCGCTGGTGCGCAATCTCAACAGCGGGCAAAAACGCATCTGGCTGGCGACCCCGTACTTCCTCCCGACCTGGTCGGTGCGCCGTTCTCTGCGCCGCGCGGCCGCGCGCGGGCTGGACGTGCGCCTGCTGCTCACCGGCCCGCGTACCGATCATCCGTCGGTGCGCTATGCGGGGCATCGCTACTACCCGAAGTTGCTGCGCGCGGGAGTGAAGATCTTCGAGTACCAGCCGTGCTTTTTGCACCTGAAGATGGTGCTGGTGGACGACTGGGTGAGCCTCGGCTCGTGCAACTTCGATCACTGGAACCTGCGCTTCAACCTCGAAGCCAACCTCGAGGCGCTGGACCCGGACTTGACCCGCGACGTGGAGGCCAGCTTCGAGCGCGATTTCGCCGCCAGTCACCTGATCAGCCTCGACGCCTGGCACTCCCGGCCACTGTGGTGGCGAGTGCAGCAGCGTATCTGGGGGTGGCTGGATCGGCTGGTGGTCAACTTGCTGGATCGCCGCGGCTGA
- a CDS encoding acyl-CoA dehydrogenase: MTWLTLLNLRERLPAGAENTEPEAHLAGGALVSGGGVSIADTYAALLQRWGNRSPFELAVLGGHLASTPGLAFLFGYQAALRALWPSAPLSLGAICATEQRSLRPADLTTRLHNLRLSGQKDFVTAGHAADWLLVAARSEAVGEAPRLSLAVVYPGEVGVRLEALPALPLIPDISHSRLHLDNAACDLLAGDGWDAYVKPFRSLEDLYVLSALVAWLYGVGQQQQWPHSLQLRLLGLLGGCAEATRQCPDAAVSHLLLGGLFAQFDALQDDLGVALASGEAASAPMWQRDRGVLTLAASARQQRLDKALQALGY, from the coding sequence ATGACCTGGCTCACTTTGCTGAACCTGCGTGAACGCCTGCCGGCGGGCGCTGAAAATACCGAACCCGAAGCCCATCTCGCCGGCGGCGCGCTGGTCAGCGGCGGGGGTGTTTCCATCGCCGACACTTATGCCGCGTTGCTGCAACGCTGGGGCAATCGTTCGCCGTTCGAACTGGCGGTGCTGGGCGGGCATCTGGCGAGCACCCCGGGCTTGGCGTTTCTGTTCGGTTATCAAGCGGCCCTGCGCGCGCTGTGGCCCAGCGCGCCGTTGAGCCTGGGGGCGATCTGCGCTACCGAGCAGCGCAGTTTGCGCCCGGCCGATCTCACTACCCGTCTGCACAACCTGCGGTTGAGCGGGCAAAAGGATTTCGTCACGGCGGGCCATGCCGCCGACTGGCTGTTGGTAGCGGCGCGCAGCGAGGCTGTCGGCGAGGCGCCGCGCTTGAGCCTGGCGGTGGTCTATCCCGGCGAGGTCGGGGTGCGCCTCGAGGCCTTGCCCGCGCTGCCGCTGATCCCGGACATCAGCCATTCCCGCCTGCACCTGGACAACGCGGCCTGCGACCTGCTGGCGGGCGATGGCTGGGACGCTTACGTCAAACCGTTCCGCAGCCTCGAAGACCTTTACGTGCTCAGTGCTCTGGTAGCTTGGCTGTATGGCGTCGGTCAGCAACAGCAATGGCCGCACTCCTTGCAACTGCGCCTGCTCGGTCTACTCGGCGGCTGCGCTGAAGCCACCCGCCAGTGCCCCGATGCCGCCGTCAGTCACCTGTTGCTCGGCGGCCTGTTCGCCCAGTTCGACGCCCTGCAGGATGACCTGGGTGTAGCGCTGGCCAGCGGTGAAGCGGCCAGCGCGCCGATGTGGCAGCGTGATCGTGGCGTACTGACCCTGGCGGCCAGCGCGCGACAGCAGCGTCTGGACAAAGCCCTGCAGGCGCTGGGGTACTGA
- the olsB gene encoding L-ornithine N(alpha)-acyltransferase → MTHIACSGDTPAARRLVAERLLGSRALQEAQALRFEVFSREFNACLQGAEDGLDRDDYDRHCWHIGVRDLSNGRLVATTRLLDHRAARYLGRFYSEEEFNLHGLGGLQGPVLEIGRTCVDPAYRNGGTIAVLWGELAEVLNEGGYSYLMGCASIPMQDGGVQAEAIMQRLRERHLCTQNLRAEPRKPLPAAQIPSNVTAQMPPLLKAYMRLGAKVCGEPCWDEDFQVADVFILLKRDDLCPRYARHFRAAV, encoded by the coding sequence ATGACTCACATCGCATGCTCAGGCGACACCCCCGCAGCGCGCCGTCTGGTCGCCGAACGCCTGCTCGGCAGCCGCGCCCTGCAGGAGGCGCAGGCCCTGCGTTTCGAGGTGTTCAGCCGCGAATTCAATGCCTGCCTGCAAGGCGCCGAGGACGGACTGGACCGTGACGACTACGACCGCCACTGCTGGCACATCGGCGTGCGAGACCTGAGCAACGGTCGTCTGGTGGCCACCACCCGCCTGCTCGATCATCGCGCGGCGCGTTATCTGGGGCGCTTTTACAGCGAAGAGGAATTCAATCTCCATGGCTTGGGCGGCCTGCAAGGCCCGGTGCTGGAAATCGGCCGCACCTGCGTCGATCCCGCCTACCGCAACGGCGGCACCATCGCCGTACTCTGGGGCGAACTGGCAGAAGTCCTCAACGAAGGCGGCTACAGCTACCTGATGGGCTGCGCGAGCATTCCGATGCAGGACGGCGGCGTGCAGGCCGAGGCAATCATGCAACGCTTGCGCGAGCGCCATCTGTGCACCCAGAACCTGCGCGCCGAACCGCGCAAGCCCCTGCCGGCGGCGCAGATCCCGAGTAACGTCACGGCGCAGATGCCGCCGCTGCTCAAGGCCTATATGCGCCTGGGCGCCAAAGTCTGCGGCGAGCCCTGCTGGGACGAGGATTTCCAGGTCGCCGATGTGTTCATCCTGCTAAAGCGCGACGATCTGTGCCCGCGCTACGCCCGTCACTTCCGGGCGGCCGTGTGA
- a CDS encoding lysophospholipid acyltransferase family protein: MRALRLAVRVGRIVLVVAYGLVLAAAFIVGERLGLAGSMTRRQRWTRSFMGRLTRALPFTVRVHGVVPQQPMLWVSNHVSWTDIALLGQIAPLSFLSKAEVRHWPIAGWLAQHAGTLFIRRGANDSQRLRREMALRLEDGCPLMIFPEGTTTDGRQLRTFHGRLLACAADVGVAVQPVAIRYGRGTKLDPIAPFIGDDDLLSHLMRLLRADAGEVDIYLLEPIETRAVERAALAFKAQEAVRVALFGDSREEPRLATGPQEVRGPALLPQA, from the coding sequence ATGCGCGCGCTGCGGTTGGCAGTGCGGGTCGGGCGGATCGTGCTGGTGGTGGCCTACGGCCTGGTGCTGGCGGCGGCCTTTATCGTCGGCGAACGGCTGGGGCTGGCAGGCTCGATGACTCGGCGCCAGCGTTGGACGCGCAGTTTCATGGGCCGCCTGACGCGCGCCCTGCCGTTCACCGTACGGGTCCATGGTGTGGTGCCGCAACAGCCGATGCTGTGGGTCAGCAATCATGTGTCCTGGACCGACATCGCCTTGCTCGGGCAAATCGCGCCACTGTCGTTTCTGTCCAAGGCCGAGGTGCGCCACTGGCCAATCGCCGGGTGGCTGGCGCAGCACGCCGGGACCCTGTTCATCCGCCGCGGCGCCAACGACAGTCAACGCCTGCGCCGGGAAATGGCCCTGCGCCTGGAGGACGGCTGCCCGCTGATGATTTTCCCCGAGGGAACGACTACCGACGGCCGCCAGTTGCGGACCTTCCATGGTCGGCTGCTGGCCTGTGCGGCCGATGTCGGCGTGGCAGTGCAGCCGGTGGCAATCCGCTATGGTCGCGGGACGAAGCTGGACCCGATCGCGCCCTTCATTGGCGACGACGACCTGCTGTCGCACCTGATGCGCCTGCTCCGGGCCGATGCCGGGGAAGTGGATATCTATCTGCTGGAGCCCATCGAGACTCGCGCCGTTGAGCGCGCGGCCCTGGCGTTCAAGGCGCAGGAAGCGGTGCGGGTGGCGTTGTTTGGTGACAGTCGCGAAGAGCCGCGGTTGGCCACAGGGCCTCAAGAGGTTCGCGGGCCAGCCCTGCTCCCACAAGCGTAA
- a CDS encoding ACP phosphodiesterase, with amino-acid sequence MNYLAHLHLGGQSPDHWLGSLYGDFVKGRLEGRFSPELEAGIRLHRQIDAYTDSHPLVLTALERFPVARRRYAGILLDVFFDHCLALHWRDYDDRPLAGFTSQVYAVLAAQDELPGRLAGVAPYLIAGDWLGSYAEFAVLEQVFNGIARRLSKPEGLAGAFAEVKALYGPLTEDFRRFYPVLQQFARVPESR; translated from the coding sequence ATGAATTATCTCGCGCACCTGCACCTGGGCGGCCAGAGCCCGGATCACTGGCTCGGCAGCCTGTATGGCGATTTCGTCAAAGGCCGTCTTGAAGGCCGTTTCAGCCCTGAGCTGGAGGCGGGTATCCGCCTGCACCGGCAAATCGATGCCTACACCGACAGCCATCCTCTGGTGCTGACCGCGCTGGAACGTTTCCCAGTAGCGCGGCGGCGTTATGCAGGCATCCTCCTCGATGTGTTCTTCGATCACTGTCTGGCATTGCACTGGCGCGATTATGACGATCGGCCGCTCGCCGGGTTCACTTCGCAGGTGTACGCCGTGCTGGCCGCGCAGGACGAACTGCCGGGGCGGCTGGCGGGGGTGGCGCCTTACCTGATTGCCGGCGACTGGCTTGGGTCCTATGCCGAGTTTGCGGTGCTGGAACAGGTGTTCAACGGCATTGCGCGGCGGTTGAGCAAGCCCGAGGGGCTGGCGGGGGCATTTGCCGAGGTGAAGGCGCTGTATGGGCCGCTGACCGAGGATTTTCGGCGGTTTTATCCGGTGTTGCAGCAGTTTGCGCGAGTGCCTGAGTCGAGGTGA
- a CDS encoding helix-turn-helix transcriptional regulator has product MPLDDIIKAIAHPVRRDILHWLKDPLQQFPEQYYGHDHGVCAGQIDQRCGLSQSTVSAHLATLQRAGLITSQKVGQWHFFKRNEDAIRQFLEHLSQQL; this is encoded by the coding sequence ATGCCCCTCGACGACATAATAAAAGCCATCGCCCACCCTGTGCGGCGCGACATTCTGCATTGGCTGAAGGACCCCCTTCAGCAATTCCCCGAGCAGTACTACGGCCATGACCATGGCGTATGTGCCGGGCAGATCGACCAGCGCTGCGGCTTATCGCAGTCCACCGTGTCGGCGCACCTGGCCACGCTGCAGCGCGCGGGGCTGATCACCAGTCAAAAGGTCGGGCAGTGGCACTTTTTCAAACGTAACGAGGACGCCATCCGGCAGTTTCTCGAACACCTGAGCCAGCAGCTCTGA
- a CDS encoding alkene reductase, with protein sequence MTTIFDPITLGDLQLPNRIIMAPLTRCRADEGRVPNAMMAEYYVQRASAGLILSEATSVTPMGVGYPNTPGIWNDEQVRGWTQVTNAVHAAGGRIFLQLWHVGRISHPSYLNGELPVGPSAIQPAGHVSLVRPLADFPTPRALDTEEISDVVEAYRAGAENAKAAGFDGVEVHGANGYLLDQFLQSGTNQRTDQYGGSVENRARLLLEVTDAVIGVWGAQRVGVHLSPRADLHDMGDEDLAATFTYVARELGKRGIAFICAREREADDSLAAQLRDAFQGPYIVNERFTAETANAALANGTADAVAFGVPFIANPDLPARLQAGAPLNEARPELFYADGPAGYTDYPAL encoded by the coding sequence ATGACCACGATTTTCGACCCTATCACCCTCGGTGACCTGCAACTGCCCAACCGCATCATCATGGCGCCGCTGACCCGTTGCCGTGCCGACGAAGGCCGCGTGCCCAACGCGATGATGGCCGAGTACTACGTGCAACGCGCCAGCGCCGGGCTGATTCTTTCCGAAGCCACCTCGGTGACGCCCATGGGCGTCGGCTATCCCAACACCCCGGGCATCTGGAACGACGAGCAAGTGCGCGGCTGGACCCAGGTCACCAACGCCGTTCATGCCGCAGGTGGGCGCATCTTCCTGCAGTTGTGGCACGTCGGCCGCATCTCCCACCCGAGCTACCTGAACGGTGAACTGCCGGTCGGCCCGAGCGCGATCCAGCCGGCCGGGCATGTCAGCCTGGTGCGTCCGCTGGCCGATTTCCCGACGCCGCGCGCCTTGGATACCGAAGAGATCAGCGACGTGGTCGAGGCTTACCGCGCCGGCGCCGAGAACGCCAAGGCCGCCGGCTTCGACGGAGTCGAAGTGCACGGCGCCAACGGTTATCTGCTGGATCAGTTCCTGCAAAGCGGCACCAACCAGCGCACCGACCAGTACGGCGGTTCGGTGGAAAACCGTGCACGTCTGCTGCTTGAAGTGACCGATGCAGTGATTGGAGTGTGGGGCGCCCAGCGCGTGGGCGTGCACCTGTCGCCACGGGCCGATCTGCACGACATGGGCGACGAAGACCTGGCGGCGACCTTCACCTACGTAGCGCGCGAGCTGGGCAAGCGCGGCATCGCGTTCATCTGCGCGCGCGAGCGCGAAGCTGACGACAGCCTGGCGGCGCAATTGCGTGACGCATTCCAAGGCCCGTACATCGTCAACGAACGCTTCACCGCCGAAACCGCCAATGCCGCGCTGGCCAACGGCACCGCCGATGCCGTGGCCTTCGGCGTGCCGTTCATTGCCAACCCGGACCTGCCAGCTCGACTGCAAGCCGGTGCGCCGTTGAATGAAGCGCGTCCGGAACTGTTCTACGCCGATGGCCCTGCGGGCTATACCGACTACCCGGCGTTGTAA
- a CDS encoding ATPase: MRNDAHDDFDDVPSLSARQGDDDDDLVPAAALRDRNSVTSRTTPVVKVKAPASGPLWALVVALFIALGGLGWWSFQQISLMEQQLVATQESFARISEDAAGRLQAITGKVAATENLSSTDSEAMKLQLKTLQTRMDEQTRQQAGVGTQQSSLDKRLDQVLAQAANQQASNDQVQAQLKSLAADMSSLKAAQGDQARLSADLKSLSTDVAALKKQGNNNDRLSSVEQDLIVLKSEQDNRPAAAAQAGPSTAEFDSFRGQTTRNITTLQSQMQNLQQQINARQ, encoded by the coding sequence ATGCGTAACGATGCTCACGACGATTTCGACGACGTACCCAGCTTGAGCGCCAGGCAGGGTGATGACGACGATGACCTCGTGCCGGCTGCGGCCTTGCGCGATCGCAACAGCGTGACGTCCCGCACCACGCCAGTGGTCAAGGTCAAGGCGCCGGCCAGCGGCCCGTTGTGGGCCTTGGTGGTGGCGTTGTTCATCGCTCTGGGCGGCCTGGGTTGGTGGAGCTTCCAGCAGATATCGCTGATGGAGCAGCAACTGGTGGCGACCCAGGAAAGCTTCGCGCGCATCAGCGAAGACGCGGCCGGGCGCCTGCAGGCGATCACTGGCAAGGTGGCAGCCACCGAGAACCTCTCCAGCACCGACAGCGAAGCCATGAAGCTGCAACTCAAGACGCTGCAAACGCGCATGGACGAGCAGACGCGCCAGCAGGCGGGCGTTGGCACGCAGCAGAGCAGCCTGGACAAGCGTCTGGATCAGGTCTTGGCGCAAGCCGCCAACCAGCAGGCCAGTAACGACCAGGTGCAAGCGCAGCTGAAGTCGCTGGCAGCGGACATGAGCAGCCTGAAGGCGGCGCAGGGTGATCAGGCGCGTTTGAGCGCCGACTTGAAATCGCTGTCCACCGATGTGGCCGCGCTGAAGAAGCAAGGCAACAACAATGACCGGCTGAGCAGCGTCGAGCAGGACCTGATCGTGCTCAAGAGCGAGCAGGACAACCGCCCGGCCGCAGCGGCGCAGGCGGGGCCCAGCACGGCAGAGTTCGACAGCTTCCGCGGCCAGACCACTCGCAATATCACTACCCTGCAAAGCCAGATGCAAAATTTGCAGCAGCAGATCAACGCTCGGCAGTGA
- a CDS encoding NAD(P)-dependent oxidoreductase, translating into MKILVTGASGFIGGRFARHALEQGFEVRVNGRRAEGVAHLLRRGAQFVEGDLSDPHLAQRLCIGVDAVVHCAGATGHWGRAQDFQQNTVQATENIVEGCLKEHVRRLVYLSCASIYRNGRSQLAIKEEPLARRFADAATRSRHLAEQKVFGAAEFGLEVIALRPATVIGAGDVSWLPPLIDLQARRRLSIVGNGLNKVDFTSVHNLTEALLSSVLADPAALGKAYNISNDTPIPLWDVVNYALRQLQMSQVTRYRGYRSTWLKGAVNEGACLLWPGRPRPQWSRHGAHSLNADFTLDIARARHYLDYQPQTTLWAALDEFCAWWQAQ; encoded by the coding sequence ATGAAAATTCTGGTCACCGGCGCGAGCGGGTTTATCGGCGGACGTTTTGCCCGTCACGCCCTGGAGCAGGGCTTCGAGGTGCGCGTCAATGGCCGTCGCGCCGAGGGCGTCGCCCATCTGCTGCGTCGCGGTGCACAGTTCGTCGAAGGTGATCTGAGCGATCCGCATCTGGCCCAGCGCCTGTGCATCGGTGTCGACGCGGTGGTGCATTGCGCAGGCGCCACGGGGCATTGGGGGCGCGCGCAGGATTTCCAGCAGAACACGGTGCAGGCCACCGAGAACATCGTCGAGGGCTGCCTCAAGGAACATGTGCGGCGGCTGGTGTACCTGTCGTGCGCATCGATCTATCGCAATGGCCGCTCGCAGCTGGCGATCAAAGAAGAGCCGCTGGCGCGACGCTTTGCCGATGCGGCTACGCGCAGCCGCCACCTGGCCGAGCAGAAGGTGTTCGGTGCGGCGGAGTTCGGCCTCGAAGTGATCGCCCTGCGCCCGGCCACCGTCATTGGGGCGGGAGACGTCAGCTGGTTGCCGCCTTTGATCGATCTGCAAGCCAGGCGGCGCCTGTCGATTGTCGGCAATGGCTTGAACAAGGTCGATTTCACCAGTGTGCACAACCTGACCGAAGCGTTGCTGAGCAGTGTGCTGGCAGACCCTGCTGCACTGGGCAAGGCCTACAACATCAGCAACGACACGCCGATACCGCTGTGGGACGTGGTCAATTATGCCTTGCGCCAGTTGCAGATGAGTCAGGTGACCCGTTATCGGGGGTATCGCTCGACCTGGCTCAAGGGCGCCGTCAACGAGGGTGCTTGTCTGCTTTGGCCGGGTCGCCCCCGGCCGCAGTGGTCGAGGCATGGCGCGCACAGCCTTAATGCGGATTTCACCCTCGATATTGCACGGGCACGGCATTATCTGGATTATCAGCCGCAGACCACGCTGTGGGCGGCTCTGGATGAGTTCTGCGCCTGGTGGCAGGCGCAGTGA
- a CDS encoding LysE/ArgO family amino acid transporter, whose translation MLQSYLNGLLVAAGLIMAIGTQNAFVLAQSLRREHHLPVAALCVVCDALLVTAGVFGLATVLAHSPLLLSIARWGGAAFLLWYASKALRRALSRQSLQEGQNTGVRSLKAVLLSALAVTLLNPHVYLDTVLLIGSLGAQQAAPSAYVAGAASASLLWFFTLALGAAWLAPWLARPATWRLIDLLVAIMMFVVAGQLIAG comes from the coding sequence ATGCTGCAAAGTTATCTCAATGGCCTGCTGGTGGCCGCCGGGCTGATCATGGCCATCGGCACACAAAACGCCTTCGTGCTCGCGCAGAGCCTGCGCCGCGAACATCACCTGCCGGTAGCGGCGCTATGCGTGGTCTGCGACGCGCTGCTGGTCACCGCCGGCGTATTCGGCCTGGCGACGGTGCTGGCGCACAGCCCGCTACTGCTGTCGATCGCACGCTGGGGCGGCGCCGCGTTTCTGCTCTGGTACGCCAGCAAGGCACTGCGCCGCGCGCTCAGCCGGCAGAGCTTGCAAGAAGGGCAAAACACTGGCGTGCGCTCGCTCAAGGCGGTATTGCTGAGCGCGCTGGCCGTGACCCTGCTCAACCCCCACGTGTACCTCGATACGGTGCTGCTGATCGGCTCGCTCGGCGCCCAACAGGCGGCGCCCAGCGCCTATGTGGCCGGCGCCGCCAGCGCGTCGCTGCTGTGGTTTTTCACCTTGGCCCTCGGCGCAGCCTGGTTGGCGCCGTGGCTGGCACGACCGGCGACCTGGCGCCTGATCGATCTGCTGGTGGCCATCATGATGTTCGTCGTGGCAGGGCAATTGATCGCCGGCTGA